In Cedecea neteri, a single genomic region encodes these proteins:
- a CDS encoding Gfo/Idh/MocA family protein: MPNPNPTSPMRVAIIGPGQIAENVHAAYYATNPSLVLVAACGRDLARTRAFADKLNIPSAYDDVGQMLREAKPEIVSVCSPNILHFEHVMQALEAGCHVLCEKPPAMTVAQADEMRQAAQKANRVLAYNFHHRFALDSALLREQVQAGALGDVYITTAKALRRSGVPSWGNFISKDSQGGGPLIDLGIHMLDAALYVLGFPKVTRVMAHSFRRLGNTKNSGQFGEWDPALYTVEDALFGVVEFEGGGILRLDTSFILNVEETSQMNVEFCGERAGARLFPTHIYHDRDGKLETLQRRETADDRRHFRAMESFVRHVQGEAAMVADAEQGYVVQQIVASLYASAEQGGGWVTL; this comes from the coding sequence ATGCCCAATCCCAACCCCACATCCCCCATGCGCGTCGCTATCATCGGGCCGGGGCAGATCGCCGAGAACGTGCACGCGGCTTACTATGCGACTAATCCTTCTCTGGTGTTAGTGGCGGCCTGCGGACGCGATCTGGCGCGTACTCGGGCATTTGCGGATAAGTTAAATATTCCCTCTGCATACGACGATGTCGGGCAGATGCTGCGTGAGGCGAAGCCGGAGATCGTCAGTGTTTGCTCGCCCAATATTCTGCACTTCGAGCATGTGATGCAGGCGCTGGAGGCGGGTTGCCATGTGCTCTGCGAGAAGCCTCCGGCGATGACGGTGGCGCAGGCAGACGAGATGCGGCAAGCGGCGCAAAAGGCCAACCGCGTGCTGGCCTACAATTTCCATCATCGCTTTGCGCTGGACAGCGCCCTGCTGCGCGAGCAGGTTCAGGCCGGGGCGCTGGGGGATGTCTATATCACCACGGCCAAAGCGCTGCGCCGCAGCGGCGTGCCGTCGTGGGGAAATTTCATCAGCAAGGATTCGCAGGGCGGCGGCCCGCTGATCGATCTCGGCATTCATATGCTCGACGCCGCGCTTTACGTGCTCGGCTTCCCGAAGGTGACGCGGGTGATGGCCCACAGCTTCCGCAGGCTGGGCAACACCAAAAACAGCGGCCAGTTTGGCGAGTGGGATCCGGCGCTTTATACGGTTGAAGACGCGCTGTTCGGCGTGGTGGAGTTCGAGGGCGGCGGCATTCTACGTTTAGACACCTCTTTTATTCTCAACGTGGAAGAAACCTCGCAAATGAACGTTGAATTCTGCGGTGAACGCGCCGGTGCCAGGCTGTTCCCGACCCATATTTATCACGACCGCGACGGCAAGCTGGAAACGCTCCAGCGCCGGGAGACAGCCGACGATCGCCGCCATTTCCGCGCCATGGAAAGCTTTGTCCGCCACGTTCAGGGCGAGGCGGCTATGGTGGCCGATGCCGAACAGGGTTATGTCGTGCAGCAGATCGTCGCCTCGCTCTACGCTTCGGCGGAACAGGGCGGCGGCTGGGTAACGCTTTAG
- the ahr gene encoding NADPH-dependent aldehyde reductase Ahr, with protein MSVIKSYAAPKAGAELALQDFDAGDLLPEDVEVKVDYCGICHSDLSMIDNEWGFSQYPLVAGHEVIGRVHALGSAAQNKGLKVGQRVGIGWTARSCGHCDACISGSQINCQQGSTATIMNRGGFADKIRADWQWVIPLPDSIDIESAGPLLCGGITVFKPLLMHHITATSRVGVIGIGGLGHIAIKLLHAMGCEVTAFSSNPSKKEEVLAMGADKVVNSRDPAELTALAGQFDLIINTVNVDLDWMPYFKALAYGGNFHTVGAVMKPFEVPAFTLIAGDRSISGSATGSPPELRSLMKLAGRTKVQPQIELYPMSKINEAIRHVRDGKARYRVVLKADF; from the coding sequence ATGTCTGTTATCAAAAGTTATGCCGCGCCAAAGGCCGGTGCGGAGCTGGCGCTTCAGGATTTCGACGCGGGGGATCTGCTGCCGGAGGATGTCGAGGTTAAGGTCGATTATTGCGGCATCTGCCATTCCGATCTGTCGATGATCGACAACGAATGGGGGTTCTCGCAGTATCCGCTGGTTGCCGGGCATGAGGTGATTGGCCGCGTGCATGCGCTGGGGTCGGCAGCACAGAACAAAGGGCTAAAAGTCGGCCAACGCGTCGGCATCGGCTGGACGGCAAGAAGCTGCGGCCACTGCGATGCGTGTATCAGCGGCAGCCAGATCAACTGCCAGCAGGGCAGCACCGCAACCATTATGAATCGCGGCGGCTTCGCCGATAAAATTCGAGCAGACTGGCAATGGGTTATCCCGCTACCGGACTCCATTGATATCGAGTCCGCCGGGCCGCTGCTGTGCGGCGGTATCACGGTGTTTAAACCGCTGCTGATGCACCATATCACCGCCACCAGCCGCGTGGGCGTGATCGGCATCGGCGGCCTCGGACATATCGCCATCAAGCTGCTGCATGCCATGGGCTGCGAGGTGACGGCGTTCAGCTCTAACCCATCCAAAAAAGAAGAAGTGCTGGCGATGGGCGCGGATAAAGTGGTGAACAGCCGCGATCCGGCCGAGTTAACCGCGCTGGCAGGCCAGTTTGATCTGATTATCAATACTGTCAACGTCGACCTGGACTGGATGCCGTACTTCAAGGCGCTGGCGTACGGCGGCAACTTCCACACGGTTGGCGCGGTAATGAAGCCGTTCGAAGTCCCGGCCTTCACTCTGATTGCCGGGGACCGCAGCATCTCCGGGTCGGCAACCGGCTCCCCGCCCGAGCTGCGTTCGCTGATGAAGCTGGCGGGCCGGACGAAGGTGCAGCCGCAGATCGAGCTGTACCCGATGTCGAAAATCAACGAAGCCATCAGGCATGTGCGCGACGGCAAAGCACGCTACCGCGTGGTGCTGAAAGCGGATTTCTGA
- a CDS encoding dihydroxyacetone kinase subunit DhaK translates to MSRFFYNDRKQLVNDAIEGVIVSSRYRNLVRLDIDPAIRVVARSDWDKSKVAIISGGGSGHEPAHVGFVGKGMLTAAVCGDLFASPSVDAVLNAIVGVTGDRGCLLIVKNYTGDRLNFGLAAEKAKKHGLKVEMVIVGDDISLPGNKQPRGIAGTALVHKIAGHAAEQGKSLGDVRDIAQKACDSIASMGVAMQTCNLPGSEEEEGRIKGGHVELGLGIHGEPGASTVDTQNSKEVIATLVKHLRKATGKESDLAVLINNLGGVSSLEMALLTKELMHSDLGSQIKYLIGPAPLVSALDMKGFSLSAIKLSPDFIQALESDVETAGWQPMVKYHKMPEQKQAVIREDHAVKPSANDEVKALVASVTQTLIAQENHLNALDAKVGDGDTGSTFAEGARDIVHLNDKDKLPLNDAAALLGLVGERLATVMGGSSGVLMSIFFTAAGQKVSEKQPLAESLLFGLAQMKRYGGADLGDRTLIDALQPALEALRDKDLNAAAKAAEKGANDTAKMQKANAGRSSYVNSDNLDGVKDPGAVAVAAVFAGLVK, encoded by the coding sequence ATGTCCAGATTCTTTTATAACGATCGCAAGCAGTTGGTTAACGATGCCATCGAAGGCGTCATTGTCAGTTCCCGTTACCGCAACCTTGTGCGGCTGGATATCGATCCGGCCATCCGCGTGGTGGCCCGCAGTGACTGGGACAAAAGCAAAGTGGCGATCATTTCCGGCGGCGGCTCCGGCCATGAACCGGCGCACGTGGGCTTCGTTGGCAAAGGGATGCTGACTGCGGCGGTGTGCGGCGACCTGTTTGCCTCCCCGAGCGTGGATGCGGTGCTGAATGCGATCGTCGGCGTGACCGGGGATCGCGGTTGCCTGCTGATCGTCAAAAACTACACTGGTGACAGGCTGAACTTCGGCCTGGCCGCCGAGAAAGCCAAAAAGCACGGGCTGAAGGTCGAGATGGTGATCGTCGGCGACGACATCTCACTGCCGGGCAACAAACAGCCGCGCGGCATCGCCGGCACGGCATTAGTCCACAAAATTGCGGGCCATGCTGCAGAGCAGGGCAAATCTCTCGGCGACGTGCGGGACATCGCGCAGAAAGCCTGCGACAGCATTGCCAGCATGGGCGTGGCGATGCAAACCTGCAACCTGCCGGGCAGCGAGGAAGAAGAAGGGCGCATTAAAGGCGGCCATGTCGAGCTTGGGTTGGGCATTCACGGCGAGCCGGGTGCCAGCACGGTGGACACCCAAAACAGCAAAGAAGTGATTGCCACGCTGGTGAAGCACCTTCGCAAAGCGACGGGCAAAGAGAGCGACCTGGCGGTATTGATCAACAATCTCGGCGGCGTTTCCTCGCTGGAAATGGCGCTGCTGACCAAAGAGCTGATGCATTCGGATCTCGGTTCGCAGATCAAATATCTTATCGGCCCCGCGCCGCTGGTCAGCGCCCTGGACATGAAAGGCTTCTCGCTCTCCGCCATTAAGCTGAGCCCGGACTTTATTCAGGCGCTTGAATCTGACGTGGAAACCGCAGGCTGGCAGCCGATGGTGAAATACCACAAGATGCCGGAGCAGAAGCAGGCGGTTATCCGTGAAGACCACGCGGTAAAACCTTCTGCCAACGATGAGGTGAAAGCCCTGGTAGCAAGCGTGACCCAAACGCTGATCGCTCAGGAAAACCACCTCAACGCGCTGGACGCCAAAGTGGGCGACGGCGATACCGGCTCAACCTTTGCCGAAGGTGCGCGCGACATCGTCCACCTGAACGATAAAGACAAGCTGCCTCTGAACGACGCCGCCGCGCTGCTGGGGCTGGTGGGCGAGCGGCTGGCAACGGTGATGGGCGGCTCCAGCGGTGTGCTGATGTCGATCTTCTTCACCGCCGCCGGGCAAAAAGTCAGTGAGAAGCAGCCGCTGGCGGAGTCCCTGCTGTTTGGCCTGGCGCAGATGAAGCGCTACGGCGGGGCGGATCTGGGCGACAGAACGTTAATCGACGCCCTGCAGCCTGCGCTCGAAGCACTGAGGGATAAAGACCTGAACGCCGCCGCGAAGGCAGCAGAGAAGGGCGCGAATGATACGGCGAAGATGCAAAAAGCCAACGCCGGGCGCTCGTCCTATGTGAACAGCGACAACCTCGATGGGGTGAAAGATCCAGGGGCGGTCGCCGTGGCGGCGGTATTTGCCGGGCTGGTGAAGTAA
- a CDS encoding helicase HerA-like C-terminal domain-containing protein: MTEPLLIARTKETELHILPNMANRHGLITGATGTGKTVTLQKLAESFSEIGVPVFMADVKGDLTGVAEEGTESEKLLARLANIGVTDWSPHGNPVVLWDIFGEKGHPVRATVCDLGPLLLARLLNLNDVQSGVLQIIFRISDDQGLPLLDFKDLRALTQYIGDNAKAFQTQYGNISSASVGAIQRGLLSLEQQGAEYFFGEPMLDIKDWMRTDSNGKGIINILSAEKLYQMPKLYAASLLWMLSELYEQLPEAGDLDKPKLVFFFDEAHLLFNDAPQVLLDKIEQVIRLIRSKAVGVYFVTQNPSDVPDIVLGQLGNRVQHALRAFTPKDQKAVKAAAQTMRANPAFDTENAIQELGTGEALISFLDAKGSPTMVERAMVIAPCSRMGPVTDDERNGLLNHSPLYGKYDEVIDRESAYEILQKGVQAAGEQQDSPPAKGQSVAVDDGILGGLKDILFGSTGPRGGKRDGVVQTMAKSAARQVTNQIIRGVLGSIMGGRKR; the protein is encoded by the coding sequence ATGACTGAACCACTGCTGATTGCCAGAACCAAAGAGACTGAACTGCATATTCTGCCCAACATGGCGAACCGCCACGGGTTAATCACCGGCGCAACCGGGACGGGCAAAACCGTGACGTTGCAGAAGCTGGCTGAGTCCTTCTCAGAGATTGGCGTGCCGGTGTTTATGGCCGACGTGAAGGGAGATTTAACCGGCGTGGCCGAAGAAGGTACCGAGTCTGAGAAGCTGCTCGCCAGGCTTGCCAATATCGGCGTGACGGACTGGTCACCGCACGGCAACCCGGTGGTGCTATGGGATATCTTCGGCGAGAAAGGCCATCCGGTTCGCGCCACCGTCTGCGATCTTGGGCCTTTGCTACTGGCGCGGCTGCTGAACCTGAACGACGTGCAAAGCGGCGTACTGCAGATCATTTTCCGCATTTCGGACGACCAGGGCCTGCCGCTGCTGGACTTTAAAGATCTGCGCGCCCTGACCCAATACATCGGCGATAACGCCAAAGCCTTCCAGACACAGTACGGCAATATCAGCAGCGCTTCCGTCGGCGCCATCCAGCGCGGGCTGCTTTCTCTTGAGCAGCAGGGCGCGGAGTATTTCTTCGGCGAGCCGATGCTCGACATCAAAGACTGGATGCGTACCGACTCAAACGGCAAAGGGATCATCAACATTCTGTCGGCGGAAAAGCTCTACCAGATGCCGAAGTTGTACGCCGCCAGCCTGCTGTGGATGCTGTCTGAACTTTACGAGCAGTTGCCGGAAGCGGGCGATCTCGACAAGCCGAAGCTGGTGTTCTTCTTCGACGAAGCGCACCTGCTGTTTAACGACGCCCCGCAGGTGCTGCTGGATAAAATCGAGCAGGTGATCCGCCTGATCCGTTCCAAAGCCGTGGGCGTGTACTTTGTGACGCAAAATCCGTCCGATGTGCCCGACATCGTACTCGGCCAGCTCGGTAACCGCGTCCAGCACGCTCTGCGCGCCTTTACGCCCAAAGACCAGAAGGCGGTGAAAGCGGCGGCACAGACTATGCGGGCGAATCCGGCTTTCGATACCGAAAATGCTATTCAGGAGCTGGGCACCGGCGAGGCGCTAATCTCCTTCCTCGACGCAAAGGGCAGCCCGACGATGGTCGAGCGCGCGATGGTGATCGCCCCTTGTTCGCGCATGGGGCCGGTAACGGACGACGAGCGTAACGGCCTGTTGAATCACTCCCCGCTGTACGGCAAGTATGACGAAGTGATTGACCGGGAGTCGGCCTACGAGATCCTTCAAAAAGGCGTACAGGCCGCGGGAGAGCAACAGGACTCGCCGCCGGCCAAAGGCCAGAGCGTGGCGGTGGATGACGGGATCCTCGGCGGGCTAAAAGATATTCTGTTCGGTAGCACCGGACCTCGAGGCGGCAAGCGCGACGGCGTGGTGCAGACTATGGCGAAGAGCGCGGCGCGGCAGGTGACGAACCAGATTATTCGCGGCGTGCTGGGCAGCATTATGGGAGGGCGTAAGCGGTAG
- a CDS encoding amino acid permease → MRKFWTKEETLWSFALYGTAVGAGTLFLPIQLGSAGAIVLLLTALIAYPLTYWPHRALCQFILSAKTPGSGGITSAVTHYYGKTIGNLITGLYFVAFFVVILIYAVAITNSLIEQLAKHGPITTTIRVLVSLGVVAALNLIFLMGRQVTIKVMGFLVFPLIAYFLFLSLYLTSSWQTSLLTEGLVLDRHALGEIWMSIPVMVFAFSHTPIISTFAVAQRESHGEGAMNNSKKIMRVAYFVICCSVLFFVFSCFLSIPAQDITAAKAQGLTILSALSMVPGTPAWLGISGFVVAIVAMSKSFLGTYFGVIEGATAIVKSTLGAAGMSRSRAFCRALSITLISLLTFVVCYINPNALAMIYAISGPLIALILFIMPTLSTYLVPALKPWRSLANLLTLIIGILCVSVMFIH, encoded by the coding sequence ATGCGCAAATTCTGGACAAAAGAAGAAACTTTGTGGAGTTTCGCCTTATATGGTACTGCCGTTGGCGCAGGAACCCTTTTTCTCCCCATTCAGCTCGGCTCCGCCGGCGCCATCGTTCTGCTTCTCACGGCATTGATTGCCTACCCGCTGACCTACTGGCCGCACCGGGCGCTGTGCCAGTTTATCCTGTCGGCAAAAACCCCAGGTAGCGGCGGCATCACCAGCGCCGTGACACACTACTACGGCAAAACGATCGGCAACCTGATCACCGGGCTCTACTTCGTCGCGTTCTTCGTGGTGATCCTGATTTATGCCGTCGCGATTACCAACTCGTTGATAGAGCAACTGGCCAAACACGGGCCGATTACGACCACAATCAGAGTGCTGGTTAGCCTCGGCGTCGTGGCGGCGCTGAACCTGATCTTCCTGATGGGGCGACAGGTGACCATCAAAGTGATGGGGTTCCTGGTTTTCCCGCTGATTGCTTACTTCCTGTTTTTATCCCTCTATTTGACCAGCAGCTGGCAGACGTCTTTGCTGACCGAGGGCTTAGTCCTCGACCGCCACGCATTGGGTGAGATCTGGATGTCGATTCCGGTGATGGTCTTCGCCTTCAGCCACACGCCCATTATCTCTACTTTTGCCGTCGCACAGCGTGAAAGCCACGGTGAAGGCGCGATGAATAACAGCAAGAAAATCATGCGCGTCGCTTACTTTGTGATTTGCTGTAGCGTGCTGTTCTTCGTGTTTAGCTGCTTCCTGTCGATTCCAGCTCAGGACATTACGGCCGCGAAGGCTCAGGGCCTGACTATTCTGTCCGCGCTGTCGATGGTGCCGGGCACACCCGCCTGGCTGGGCATTTCAGGCTTTGTCGTCGCGATTGTGGCAATGTCCAAGTCCTTCCTCGGCACCTATTTTGGGGTGATTGAAGGGGCGACAGCGATTGTTAAGTCTACGCTGGGTGCGGCAGGTATGAGCCGAAGCCGGGCTTTCTGCCGGGCACTTTCTATTACCCTGATTTCGCTGCTGACCTTCGTGGTGTGCTATATCAACCCGAATGCGCTGGCGATGATTTATGCCATCAGCGGGCCGCTTATCGCCCTGATTCTGTTTATTATGCCAACCCTGTCGACCTATCTCGTGCCCGCGCTTAAGCCATGGCGTTCGCTGGCTAATCTGCTGACGCTGATTATCGGGATTCTGTGCGTATCGGTGATGTTTATTCACTGA
- the lptG gene encoding LPS export ABC transporter permease LptG, with the protein MFGVLDRYIGKTILNTIMMTLFMLVSLSGIIKFVDQLKKTGQGSYSAAGAGLYTLLSVPKDVQIFFPMAALLGALLGLGMLAQRSELVVMQASGFTRMQIASSVMKTAIPLVLLTMAIGEWVAPQGDQMARNYRAQMLLGGSLLSTTNAIWAKDGHDFVYIDHVNNETEIAGIMIYHFNGERRLLSVRNAAAAKYDAEHKVWRLSQVDESNLSDPKQITGSQTVSGEWKTNLTPDKLGVVALDLDSLSISGLYDYIKYLKTSGQDSRRYQLNMWSKIFAPVSVAVMMLMALSFIFGPLRSVPMGVRVVTGISFGFIFYVLDQVFGPLTLVYNIPPIIGALLPSVTFLLISLWMLTKRAG; encoded by the coding sequence ATGTTTGGTGTACTTGACCGTTACATCGGTAAAACCATCTTAAACACCATCATGATGACGCTGTTTATGCTGGTGTCGCTGTCGGGGATCATTAAGTTCGTTGACCAGTTGAAGAAGACTGGCCAGGGCTCTTATTCCGCGGCGGGGGCGGGGCTGTACACTCTGCTCAGCGTGCCAAAAGATGTGCAGATCTTCTTCCCGATGGCCGCGTTATTGGGTGCGCTACTGGGGCTGGGGATGCTTGCCCAGCGCAGTGAGCTGGTGGTGATGCAGGCATCAGGGTTTACCCGAATGCAAATCGCCTCTTCGGTAATGAAAACCGCCATCCCGTTGGTTCTGCTGACTATGGCCATCGGCGAATGGGTTGCCCCTCAGGGCGACCAAATGGCGCGTAATTACCGCGCACAAATGCTGCTTGGCGGCTCACTGCTGTCCACCACCAACGCCATTTGGGCGAAAGACGGCCATGACTTCGTGTATATCGATCACGTCAATAACGAAACAGAAATTGCCGGCATCATGATTTACCATTTCAACGGCGAGCGACGCCTGCTATCGGTACGTAATGCCGCGGCAGCGAAGTATGACGCGGAGCATAAAGTCTGGCGTCTGTCGCAGGTTGATGAGTCAAACCTCTCCGATCCTAAGCAGATTACTGGGTCACAAACCGTGAGTGGGGAATGGAAAACCAACCTGACGCCGGACAAGCTTGGTGTGGTTGCGCTGGATCTGGATTCGCTGTCAATCAGTGGGTTGTATGATTACATCAAGTACCTGAAAACCAGCGGCCAGGACTCCCGACGCTACCAGCTGAATATGTGGAGCAAGATTTTCGCGCCAGTTTCGGTGGCGGTGATGATGCTGATGGCGTTGTCGTTCATCTTTGGCCCGCTGCGTAGCGTGCCGATGGGGGTGCGAGTGGTGACGGGGATAAGCTTCGGCTTTATCTTCTACGTGCTGGACCAGGTATTTGGCCCGTTAACGCTGGTATATAACATTCCTCCGATTATCGGGGCGCTGCTGCCAAGCGTGACCTTCCTGCTGATCAGCCTCTGGATGCTGACGAAAAGAGCGGGATAA